The Fulvivirga maritima genome segment TCACTTACTGCTGATGGCTCACATCAGGGTGATTCTCCGAGAAAAGAAGAGAAGATGATGTCTGCAGAAGAATGCGCTAATCATATTTATAAGGCCACTAAAAAAAAGGAAAAAGTTTCTCACGCTCACTGCGCAAGGAAAGCTTACAGTATTCCTTAACAAGTGGATGCCTGGCTTCATGGATAAAATGGTGTATAATGTAATGGCTAAAGAGGAAAATTCTCCTTTTAAATAAGCTTTTCGCCACTATTATAACCATAATAATAGTAGATTATACTATATTTGCCTACACGGTATTTTAACTATGATACATAAATATTTCAAACTTGATAAGAACTACATTCTGGAACAAGCCCAGATGGAAAGTGAGCGAGAACTCATTGTGTACCTTATTGACTTTGTAAAGAAGTATTATCAGGATCAGTTTAATCCGCTAGGGTTAGTAGATGAGCCTGTTAAGCTCATTAAAGCCCACAAAACTGAGTATACCGATAGGCTACAAGAATTTTACAGAAATCTGGCTGGTGTTTATAGATATAAAAACTCTGACAATCAGCTAGAACTCTTGTTTGATGGTCAGGATCATTACGCTAAATATGCTCGTGACTGGAAACAAGCTTATAAAAATTGGCTGATAGAATTCTGCGGCAAGCCTAACTTCATAAAAGCAGTATTAGAACTTACTGTATTTTTTCCTGAAGGAAAGAGAGCCGAACTGGCCGAAAACAGAATGAAGAACTTCATTCATCACCAATTCGACTTAAAAATCTATAAGCACAGAGGCATTATAGAAATGAAAATTGCTTAAGATAGGCTTATCTTTTTATTTCAAATCCTTTAAAATCTTTCAAGTCTGATTCCTCAACCAATACTTGGTCTACCCGAGACTGCTCTGATCCTTGGTGCAGCCACTCTACGAAGGGCTTCATCTTTTCGTCATCACCTTCAGCCTCTACATAAACACTACCGTCAGGTTCATTTCTCACCCAACCTTGAATACCCATTTCTGAGGCCATCTTTTGTGTATTGGCTCTAAAAAACACCCCTTGTACTTTACCTGTCACTCTAATATTCAAATGCTTCATACTTAAACCTCCTTTACTATTTCCTTTCCTGAAGAAGTTCCGATTCTGTCGGCTCCTGCCTGAATCAACTCTATGGCCTGTGCTTTTGTTTTAATACCTCCGGAAGCCTTTATACCCACCTGAGAGGGCAGGACCGACCGCATTAGCTTGATATGTTCTACTTGAGCACCCGCAGGAGCAAAGCCGGTAGAAGTTTTCACAAAATCAACTCCGGCATCAGCACATAGCTTACAAGCCACTTCTATTTCTTCATTATTTAAATAGGCCGTTTCAATAATCACCTTCATTATACAAGAATGCTCATGGATAAGCTTGCTACATTTGGCCAACTCTATCTTAGCCCACGGCATACCTGTTTTAAATGCAGATACATTCATAACAATATCCAATTCATCAGCGCCATTATCTATGGCCACTTCTATCTCTCTAATTTTGGCCTCTGTCATCTGATACCCGAGCGGAAAGCCCACCACTGTTACCATCTGAATATCCATATCTCCTATTTCTCGAGCTGCCTTTTTCACCCAAAATGGAGGTACGCATATCCCTCTGAAATTATAATCTATAGCTTCCTGAACCAGCACATCTACATCTTCAGCGGTCATGGTAGGCTTTAGATTAGTCTGTTCTATGTACTTATGTAAATCTTTCATAGTGACTTAAAAATAAAAAAGCTGCCTCTAAAGGCAGCTATATTTAGTGAACAATTCCACATTCTTTACAAAGTTTCCGTTTTCCGGGTTTCCGCTTTTTAGGCTTTTTCTTATGCCCGAAATAGGATGGATCAGAATATTGAGGTTTCTTCATTTCTTTAGCCATTTTCCTATCTCTTTTGGCATTAGCCTCCATCAGCTCATAAAACTCTTCCTTCTTATTCTCCAGATCCTTCTTAAACCATGAGCGGAAAGACTGTTTGTTTTTTTTACTCTTCCTGGACTTTTTCTGTTTAGCAGAATTAGTATCAGCCTGGGCATTTTCTGCATAAGGTTCAAAAGAATTACTTCTGGTATTCTTCTTATCTGCCTGTGCCTGACTGGTAAATATTATTCCAATAGTAAAAAAAGAAAACAACAATAAAATCCGACTCATATCAACTAAGTTAAACATTCTCAATTAATAACAAGAATGCTGTACTTTTATTGTGTTTAGCGGCTCTTAGGAGCAAGCATGGTTTGTTTTCGTCTGTATACCCAGGGAGCTTCTGCTTCCGATTCACTCCAAAGACCCACTTTCTGATCTCTGGCCCCCTGCTCTAAAGCCGCAAGACCTTCTTCTGCCTTATATGTCCAGGCTAAACCTTTGCTTACCAATTCAGAATTGAGGTTTACACCATTTTTAAGAACAACTACTGCGAGCTTATTCCCCCATCTATCCTTACCCTTCAACTGTACTGTTACTTTTTTCTTTAAGGCCAACTTGGTTGTAAACTCCTTCGCCTCTTCAGAAAACTGCTGTCCTGCTTCAGGACAATCCACCTCACTTAGCAACACCGTTATGGTTTCATTATCTTCAGAAAGCACTTCTAAAGTGTTTCCGTCGATCACATTAATCACCTTGCCAGAAATCTCTTCTGCAAAAAGATTTGGCGCATTAACGAGCAAAAAAAATAATAACAATTGTCTCATAATAAAGCCTCCTATGTTCTAGTATTTAATACTTTCAGGAGGCTTTAGGTAAGTCTTAAAAAGGGCTTTAATCGCAGTATTGCTGAAGAAAATAAGAAGCTTTGCTATCTCCTAATTCCTTAGCTCTAGTCCAGCTTTCACAGGCCTTATCTGCCTCTTCTAACTGGTAATAAATGTTGCCTTGAACTTTATAATAAGAAGCATTTGAATCATCTAATTTTATGGCCGTTTGAATAGCTTCCAAAGCTGCTCCAACTTTATCAGCTGATACTTTAGCATTAGCCAAATTATAATGTGCGGCGGCATCATTTGGAGTAAGCTGAATCACTTTATTATAATCAATAATGGCCCCTTCGTAATCTTCATTTTCCTCCTTCAAATAAGCACGGTTATAATAGGCATCTGCATATTCAGGATCTTTGGCTATAACATCATTCAGATCAGCCATTGCAGCTCTCATGTTTCCCAAAAAGAGGTTAGCTCTAGCACGGTTCATATAAACATCCGCACCTTTTTCACCTCCATTAATAGCTGCCTGTAAATCTGAAAGTGCATCTTCATAATTTTCTGTCTCTATAAGGGCCTTTCCTCTATGGTAGTATGTTTCTGCAGATTTATTACCCGCTTCTATGGCGTCATCAAAATAAGAAACCGCACGGCGATAATCCTTCTGTTGATAGTAAGACTCGGCCATATAAAACACTAGCTGACCGTCTGGCTCACCAGTAATCTCCATGACCGTTCCTATATCATTAAGTGCTAAATCATATTGACCTGATTGATAATATAGCTTACCTCTGTTTTCAATAGCTTTTACATACTGACCATCTTCCTCAATGGCTTGAGAATAACTTTCAATAGCCTTCTCTACATTTTCAGTAAGTTCATACGCCTTTCCTTTATTATTACTAAGAATAGGGTCATCATATCCCTTCTGAGTAGCCAAATCATAATCCTTTATCGCACTCTCATAATTCTTTAACCTGAAGCGAGTATTTCCTCTATTATAATACACTTTACCATTTGAAGGATCTTTTTCAATGGCCTTATTAAGTGCTGAAAGCGCCTCCTCAAACTTACCTTCTTCATATAAAGACTCACCTAACTGACGATAAACCTCAGCGCTACCAAGTCCTTTATCTATGGCCATCTGCAAATCAGGAACAGCCTTGGTAAAATAATCAGTGTAATAATAAGCAGCTCCCCGTGTAACATACACATCAGGCTTTTCTATACCTTTATTTAAAGCACTGTTTAAGTTCTCTATTGCTGATTCATATTGCTTTTGCGCAAAATAAATATTTCCCAAGCCATAGTATAGCAGCTTATCATCAGCCCCCATAGATTGCGCCTTTTCGAGATAACTCAAAGCATCATCAGTCTTTCCCGTTTCAAATTTTGAAACTCCCAGATATAAATATTCTTCCTTCCCTGCATTACCGTCGGCTATTACTTTAGTGAGATCGGCCTCTGCTCCTGCATAATCTTTCAGCTCATATTTTGCAGCACCACGATTTCTTAATGATACAGCATAATCAGGTTTAATAGAAATGGCCTTATCAAAGTCAGCCACCGCCAATTTTGTCTGGCCAGTTAATAATTTGGCCTTTCCCCTATTATTATAAACCACTTCATCACTCATACCCGCGGCTATGGCCTTGTCATAACTTTTTATAGCGTCATCAAGCGCTCCCTTCCTAAACTGTGCATTACCCAGGTTATAAGCCACCTGCGGATCAGTAGAGCCAAGAGTGACTGCCTTTTGTAAAGCAACAATGGCATCATCATATTTCTTTAATTCATTATAAGATAATCCTAACTGAGAGGCTATCTCCACGCTATTAGGGTTCGCTTGAATTGCCTTTTCTAAATCTGTAGCTGCTCCAGAATAATCATTGAGATAATATTTGGCACTGCCTCGCTTTTGGTAAATATCAGCTGACTTTTCTCCAAGCTTCTCGGCTTCATCCAGATAACCAGCGGCCTTTTTATATTCTTTGGCATCATAGTTAATTAGTCCGGCATATAAATATAGCTCTCCGCTTTTTGCTCCCTCTTTTATAGCCTGCTCCAAAAATTTCTTAGCCGACTCAGTATCTCCGGTTTTATAATAGGCCAAAGCTAACATTTGATTCACCTCCTTATTAGAACCACTCGCCTCTTTAGCCTTAACCAAATCCTCAATAGCCTTTAGATAATTTTTCTGCTCGAAATGGCCCCTTCCTCTACTTAGTAAAGCTTTACCGTCATCAGGTTTGATTTTTAGCACCTTATCGAATTCGGCAATAGCTCCGGCATAATCCTTCAGGTTCATCTTAGCTCTACCCAAATTATTAATTACTGCTAAGTCATCCGCCTTCAGGCTTACCGCCTTTCCATAATAAGTAATGGCATTTTTATCGTCATTTTTAGCAAAGTAGATATCTCCCAATATTTTATAAATATCAAAATCAGCAGCTCCCTGAGCTTCCACTTTCTTGAGATCCTCCAGCGCTCCATCCATATTGCCTGCAGAGTAGCGAGTTAGTCCTCTATATTGATACACTTTAATGTTTTTAGATCCTCCGCTGATAGCTTTAGTCAGATATTCTTCTGCGCCACCACTTTTAGATTGATAAGCGGAAATCCCCAGCATTTCAGAAATTTCAACGCCATTCTTTCCCGCAGATTCCGCAGCAGTAAGATAGTTAAGCGCCTCCCTATAATTAGCCGTTTCATACAGAGATACTCCATAAGGATAATTGATTTCCTCAACCTTAGCTCCTCTTTGAATGGCACTTTTAAGGTTTGAAGCCGCTGCTTCGTATTGCTTGAGATGAAACTCCGCAATACCGAGATTTTTATATAATTCAGCATCAGAGCTGCCAGCATTTTTCAGCGCTTCATAATCCGCTTTAGCTCCAGCCCAGTCGTTTAATTTAAATTTAACAGCCGCTCTGTTTTCTAATGCTTTTCCGTAATCAGCTTTTAATTTCAGAGCCTGATCATAGTCAGCCAAAGCTTCCTTATCCTTGTTTTGCAAAAACCTGGCTTTCCCTCTATTATTAAATACTACAGGATCAGAAGCATCAAGTGCAATAGCCTTACCATAATTGGTTTCAGCTTTGTAGTACTCTTCTTTCTTAAATTGCAGATCGCCCAATATCTTAAAGGCATCATAATTTTCAGCCCCTTTATCCACTGCCTGCTGCAGGTCTAAGGCTGCCTCATCCTTTTTTCAACTCATATCTGGATAAGCCTCTATATAAATAAAGGCTAGTATCATTACCACCTTTGTTAATTGCCTGCGACAATGCATTATCAGCTGCTGAGTAATTCTTACTATAATAATAAGCCTCTCCTAATTTTGAATAAGTTTCCTTACTTGGATCTTGCTCTGCTGCCTGCTCCAGATATAAAGCGGCCTTTTTATATTCTTTTTGGTCGAAATAAATATTTCCAAGATACGCCTTCAGCTCTGGACTCTTATTGCCACGCTGTACTGCACTTTCAAGCGCCTTTTCTGCTTCATTATATTGAGCTGATTGGTACAAGGCAATGCCTTTTCTGGCAAAATTCTCATCCGTGACAGACCCTTGTTGTATCAGTTGATCATAATCTTCTGCGGCAGCCTTCCAGTTTTTAAGCTCAAAATTAGTTTCAGCTTTGTTTTCTAAGGCCTTTTGATACCCGGGCTCAAGACTTAGAGATTTCTCGAAATCCTTTAGTGCTTCCTGATAATTCTTAAGGTTATATTTTGCTTTGCCTCGGTTATTATAGATAGTGGCATCTGAGAGGCCTTTGGAAATAGCCATATCATAATACTTCACTGCATCCTGATAGCTATCCATTCTAAATTTAGCATTCCCCAGATTATAGGCTGCTTCTGGGGAAGCAAAGCCCATACTTATCCCTTTTTCCAAATCACCGGCTGCACTTTGATAATCTTTAAGCTCATACTTAGCCAGACCTCTGTAGCCAAATAGCTCAGCAGTATTGACCCTGGCCTTCACAGCATTATCAAAATCTTCACTGGCCTTTTCATATTCCTTTAAATGAAAATACGCAATACCGCGTTTTACCAACACTTCGTCATTTTTAAATTTGGAATTGATCAGCTGAGAATAATCCAGTGATGCGCCACGGTAATCTTTTGCCTCTAACTTTCCGTTGGCTTTTTCGTATGCACTTTGAAGGGGATCTTCGTCTTGAGCCCTAAGTGTGCTACCAGTAATTAAAACTATTAAGGATAAAAATAATGCTCGTATCATCACCTAAAAAATTGGCTTTAGTAAATATAAAAAATTGTTCGGTGGTAATGAATAGATGTAGGTAATCTATAATATGTAACAACCCTAACAGTTAAAATAAGGGGGATTAACTGCTTTTCCTGATTAGTTCTTATTAATTGCTTTTATTTTTTAAGTTTATCGAGGAAGTTTGTGGTAATTTCTTGTTAGAATGTTTTGTTCAGCAATTCCATTAAATCATAATGACTGGAATATTAATTGTAGAAGATGATGTCTCTTTTGCTACTATGCTAAAGGGCTTCCTGGAGAAGAATGGTTTTAGATGTGATCACGCTCCTAATGCACTCACCGCTCTTAAAAACTTAAATAAAAATAAATATGAGATAGTTATCTCAGATTTAAAAATGCCGGATTATGATGGTTTGGATCTGCTTCGTGACATTAAAAAGAACGCTTATAACTGCCCGGTAATCATTATGACTAGCTATGCGCACATAAAAAGTGCGGTAAAAGCTATTAAAATGGGAGCGTTTGAATACATAGCTAAGCCTATTAACCCTGATGAGCTGCTTTCTGTAATTAAAAATGCACTTATCAGAAGTAAAGAAAAGCCAAGCACTAATGCTGCTGCACCAAGTAAAAAAGTAAAAACCGGTTTTGAGTTTGTGTCAGGTAAAAGTGAGGAGTTTCAAAAAATAATGAAACACCTTGACCTGGTAGCCGCTACAGAAATGTCTGTAGTCATACTTGGAGAAAGTGGTACTGGAAAAGAATATATAGCACGCCGAATTCACGAACAAAGCAAGAGAAAAGATAAGCCCTTTGTTTCTATTGACTGTGGCGCGCTTACTGAAGACCTGGCTGCCAGTGAATTATTTGGCCATGTAAAAGGTGCTTTTACCGGAGCCGTAAACGATAAAGACGGCCAGTTTAAAATTGCCAATGGAGGCACTTTATTCTTAGATGAAATAGGCAACCTTTCTTATGAAATACAAGTGAAGTTACTTCGTGTTTTGCAAGAGCGAAAGGTAAGAAAACTAGGGGGCACCTCAGACTCTGATGTAGACGTAAGGCTGATTACCGCCACTAATGAAGATTTGAAAACAGCGGCCTCTGAAAACAAATTCAGAGAAGATCTATACCACAGGATCAATGAATTTATGATTAACCTACCTCCACTAAGAGAGAGGAAGAAAGACATCATGGTTTATGCTGAATATTTCCTCAATAAGGCCAACGAAGAATTAGATCGTAATATAGAAGGTTTTACTGAAGATGCTAAAGAGAGATTTTTAAGCTATAGCTGGCCTGGCAACCTGCGAGAGTTAAAAAATGTAATCAGGAGATCTGTGCTTTTAGAAACCACAGACATGCTAAGTACTGAAAACTTGCCTGATGTTATGTTTGAAAGCGAAGCTATACCTGAGTCACAGCCTAATCAGGATTTAAAAAGTATAGCCTCTGAAAATGAAAAAAGGCTTATTGAAAAGACCTTAAAAGAAGTAAAATACAATAAATCTAAAGCTGCACGGATCTTAAAAATAGACCGATCTACCTTATATAATAAGATTAGAAAATACTCTTTAGAATAAGAAAGTTTTGTTTTCCAGAGCAGTAATAAGTCTTTTTGCTGCCTGGATCACTTCCTGCACCTTCAGCTCCAACTCTTGCTGAGTCATCTCCACAGCTTCAGTTTCCAGCTTTTGCAAGCGCTCATTTAAATCATCATATTTATAATAAGCTACTGATGACAGCATTTTATGAGCACGGTCTTGCACAGCCTTGGCGCCTTCATGGCTCACCTCCTCTTCCAGCAAAGCAATCTCTTGCCTGAAATTTTGTAAGAAAGTGGTGATGTAAGTCTTTATTAAATCTTTATCTCCCATAGCAAAGGTCTCTATCTTGCTGATATCCACCTCTTCCTCTCCATCTAACAAAGCACTTATTTGCTTTACCTTATCTGCCGTTAGAGGCTTAGCCATATACAAATCTGCCTTCCCTTCTAACTTTTCAGTCTGGCTTAAGATCACCAAAGGCAGATCAGCTGTTTTTTTAAAATCAAGAATGGCCTCCTCTACATTACTACCACTT includes the following:
- a CDS encoding acylphosphatase, which produces MKHLNIRVTGKVQGVFFRANTQKMASEMGIQGWVRNEPDGSVYVEAEGDDEKMKPFVEWLHQGSEQSRVDQVLVEESDLKDFKGFEIKR
- a CDS encoding tetratricopeptide repeat protein — encoded protein: MIRALFLSLIVLITGSTLRAQDEDPLQSAYEKANGKLEAKDYRGASLDYSQLINSKFKNDEVLVKRGIAYFHLKEYEKASEDFDNAVKARVNTAELFGYRGLAKYELKDYQSAAGDLEKGISMGFASPEAAYNLGNAKFRMDSYQDAVKYYDMAISKGLSDATIYNNRGKAKYNLKNYQEALKDFEKSLSLEPGYQKALENKAETNFELKNWKAAAEDYDQLIQQGSVTDENFARKGIALYQSAQYNEAEKALESAVQRGNKSPELKAYLGNIYFDQKEYKKAALYLEQAAEQDPSKETYSKLGEAYYYSKNYSAADNALSQAINKGGNDTSLYLYRGLSRYELKKG
- a CDS encoding response regulator — translated: MNKKILLLEDDEFTRAMIEAQLKRVGFEVTGYGELEQVLQETAAEYDLILSDLNISGSNVEEAILDFKKTADLPLVILSQTEKLEGKADLYMAKPLTADKVKQISALLDGEEEVDISKIETFAMGDKDLIKTYITTFLQNFRQEIALLEEEVSHEGAKAVQDRAHKMLSSVAYYKYDDLNERLQKLETEAVEMTQQELELKVQEVIQAAKRLITALENKTFLF
- a CDS encoding thermonuclease family protein, whose product is MRQLLLFFLLVNAPNLFAEEISGKVINVIDGNTLEVLSEDNETITVLLSEVDCPEAGQQFSEEAKEFTTKLALKKKVTVQLKGKDRWGNKLAVVVLKNGVNLNSELVSKGLAWTYKAEEGLAALEQGARDQKVGLWSESEAEAPWVYRRKQTMLAPKSR
- a CDS encoding sigma-54-dependent transcriptional regulator, with the protein product MTGILIVEDDVSFATMLKGFLEKNGFRCDHAPNALTALKNLNKNKYEIVISDLKMPDYDGLDLLRDIKKNAYNCPVIIMTSYAHIKSAVKAIKMGAFEYIAKPINPDELLSVIKNALIRSKEKPSTNAAAPSKKVKTGFEFVSGKSEEFQKIMKHLDLVAATEMSVVILGESGTGKEYIARRIHEQSKRKDKPFVSIDCGALTEDLAASELFGHVKGAFTGAVNDKDGQFKIANGGTLFLDEIGNLSYEIQVKLLRVLQERKVRKLGGTSDSDVDVRLITATNEDLKTAASENKFREDLYHRINEFMINLPPLRERKKDIMVYAEYFLNKANEELDRNIEGFTEDAKERFLSYSWPGNLRELKNVIRRSVLLETTDMLSTENLPDVMFESEAIPESQPNQDLKSIASENEKRLIEKTLKEVKYNKSKAARILKIDRSTLYNKIRKYSLE
- a CDS encoding tetratricopeptide repeat protein, with the translated sequence MDKGAENYDAFKILGDLQFKKEEYYKAETNYGKAIALDASDPVVFNNRGKARFLQNKDKEALADYDQALKLKADYGKALENRAAVKFKLNDWAGAKADYEALKNAGSSDAELYKNLGIAEFHLKQYEAAASNLKSAIQRGAKVEEINYPYGVSLYETANYREALNYLTAAESAGKNGVEISEMLGISAYQSKSGGAEEYLTKAISGGSKNIKVYQYRGLTRYSAGNMDGALEDLKKVEAQGAADFDIYKILGDIYFAKNDDKNAITYYGKAVSLKADDLAVINNLGRAKMNLKDYAGAIAEFDKVLKIKPDDGKALLSRGRGHFEQKNYLKAIEDLVKAKEASGSNKEVNQMLALAYYKTGDTESAKKFLEQAIKEGAKSGELYLYAGLINYDAKEYKKAAGYLDEAEKLGEKSADIYQKRGSAKYYLNDYSGAATDLEKAIQANPNSVEIASQLGLSYNELKKYDDAIVALQKAVTLGSTDPQVAYNLGNAQFRKGALDDAIKSYDKAIAAGMSDEVVYNNRGKAKLLTGQTKLAVADFDKAISIKPDYAVSLRNRGAAKYELKDYAGAEADLTKVIADGNAGKEEYLYLGVSKFETGKTDDALSYLEKAQSMGADDKLLYYGLGNIYFAQKQYESAIENLNSALNKGIEKPDVYVTRGAAYYYTDYFTKAVPDLQMAIDKGLGSAEVYRQLGESLYEEGKFEEALSALNKAIEKDPSNGKVYYNRGNTRFRLKNYESAIKDYDLATQKGYDDPILSNNKGKAYELTENVEKAIESYSQAIEEDGQYVKAIENRGKLYYQSGQYDLALNDIGTVMEITGEPDGQLVFYMAESYYQQKDYRRAVSYFDDAIEAGNKSAETYYHRGKALIETENYEDALSDLQAAINGGEKGADVYMNRARANLFLGNMRAAMADLNDVIAKDPEYADAYYNRAYLKEENEDYEGAIIDYNKVIQLTPNDAAAHYNLANAKVSADKVGAALEAIQTAIKLDDSNASYYKVQGNIYYQLEEADKACESWTRAKELGDSKASYFLQQYCD
- the deoC gene encoding deoxyribose-phosphate aldolase, translated to MKDLHKYIEQTNLKPTMTAEDVDVLVQEAIDYNFRGICVPPFWVKKAAREIGDMDIQMVTVVGFPLGYQMTEAKIREIEVAIDNGADELDIVMNVSAFKTGMPWAKIELAKCSKLIHEHSCIMKVIIETAYLNNEEIEVACKLCADAGVDFVKTSTGFAPAGAQVEHIKLMRSVLPSQVGIKASGGIKTKAQAIELIQAGADRIGTSSGKEIVKEV